taaaaatgataaacaaaagaaatagtattcttttattcacctcctacaagtactgacgtgcaatctctttatcgtgaaagtgtaacttacaaatgcagattttttggttacataaccgtactcaaaaacagaacagtgtaaaactttagagcctacaagttcactcagtcctacttcttattctgccaaacCGCTAagggtttgtttacattgacgggggatactgctgcctgcttccaatttacaatgtcacctggaagtgagaataggcgttcgcgtggcacttttgtagccagcatttcaaggtatttacgtgccagatatgctaaacattcatatgccccttcatgctttggccaccattccagaggacatacttccatgctgatgatgctcgttaaaaaataacgtcaattaaatttgtgactgttctccttggggggagaattgtatgtctcctgctctgttttacctgcattctgccatatatttcatgttatagcagtctcagatgatgacccagcacatgttcgttttaagaatactttcacagcagatttgacaaaatgtaaagaaagtACCGATGTGAGATTCCTAAAAATAGccacagcactcaacccaaagtttaagaatctgaagtgccgtccaaaatctgagaggaacgaggtgtggagcataatttagaagtcttaaaagagcaacaccctgatgcggaaactacagaatccaaaacaccaaaaaagaaaatcaatcttctgctggtggcatctgacacagatgatgaaaatgaatatacgtcattttgcactgctttggattgttatcaagtagaacccatcatcagcatggatgcatgtcttctggaatggtggttgaagcctgAAGGGACATATGGATCTTTAGCACaactggcacgtaaatatcttgtgttcacatggcactgttgtagctgtcgttgcctgttctcactttcaggtgatgtaaacaagaagcaggcagtattatctcctgcaaattgtaaccaaatttgtttgtctgagtgattggctgaccaagaagtaggaggagtgagtggactttgtttgttttgtttttgaattcagttttttttcctacttaattctatatttgtaagttcaactttcatgataaagagattccactacagtacttgtatgaggtgaattgaaaaatactttgttttttacagtgcaaatatttgtaataaaaaataaatataaagcgagcactgtacactttgtattctgtgttgtaattgaaattaatatatttttgaaaatgaaaacatccaaaatatttaaaataaatggtattctgttgttgcttaacagcacgattaatagcgataaattttttttaattgcttgacggCCCTAATTCTTATTTCTgatcttaattttttctttttgtttccagaATATTCTTATGCACATTCAGCTTATATAAAGAAATGACCACACAGGTAAATACACAGGAGTAATTAAACTAATCTCTCTAGTTTGATTTTTGACCATTTCTATAACGTGGATGTTCTTTTTCATTTCAGTACAGTATACTCTTCAAGCAAGAACAAGGTGAGGAGATACTAACATGGTATTGTGCTGTTAATTTTTCTCCTCTAAAATCTTTATTTCCTTGGATTTAAAATGAGTACTAACAGATTGCATTCTCACTAAGTCTAAATCTatgtgaaacatttcacaaatctgAGTGGGTTTTATGGTATTTTTAGCTGCAGTAATCATGGTAAATAAAATTGGATTTAATGCTGCGTGGGCATGATCCAAGCACACCTAAGTCAAcaaaaagactcctattgacttcagtgggctttggatcaagccctatgaGAACATTCCCAATCCGTGTTACTTTTTTGTAGACTGGTTCAGTTGTACTTGAGAATGTATGGATTCATAGGCAAGCCCATGATTCCTGAGGTCGTCTACTGTGACCACGGCTCCCTGGATTCTGTGGTTCTACAGCATGTGCCACAGAATTCTGCAGCGGAATCCCATGCTTTCATGAGTGACAGTATTCCCAACTGCAGATACCAAGAGCTTCCTCCCTGACAACTTTGCCATTATCGTTATGAATTGTCAGTACAAACATCTGCATCACATTTGATTTACTGAGCTCCTAGATTTCTAACACAATGAATACaatactgatttatttttcatttttgaatctgattggtttttgttAAAtgtccctgttttgttttgttcttttgccTGAACCTGACGCAGAATTTCAAAGTCCGTTGGACTGAAATGCCACAGTAACCAGAAGCTTTGCTGGGGAATTTAGGTCCAGCTGGCTACATGGTTCACATGGCCTTGACCGGGGCTTGCATTGTGCTATGGGTGgagtctaacatggctgctgctcagaTACCATGCTTGCTAGCAGCTTTCCATTCTGTTCTTTCTATAGTGTATATGTTCTCAGGATGACATGAGAATTACAGGTGAGAGGGGAAGGTATAGTTAGCCAATTCAGCACATTATTAGTGCTTCTGTCTGCTTATAGCAGGAAGTAAGAACCAGCAACTGCTGTGGGTAAATATACCTGCTTGATTCCAAGAAACACCATTGTTTTCTCTCTAATATTTGTGCTCTCTTTCAGCACATGATGATGCCATTTGGTCAGTTGCATGGGGAAAGAATAAAAGAGATGGTTCTGAAACGGTAATCTCTGGATCTTTAGATGATCTAGTGAAGGTCTGGAAATGGTAAGTGTGGGGTTCAATAAACATTGGTTAAACTCATTAACAATTGGAAATACAATGTAAACTAGTGCAGAAATACAGTATTCTTTCCTCTCTCTAGCCCTAGAACATCAGTAGCTGTGCACAGCACAGTAAGTAGCAGAGCATTTTGCTATGCTGAAATGGGGGCTAGGGTTTgggaaacaaactggaaaaaaaggtgGTAAGTAGTGCTACGCACAAACAGCCTACTTTCACTCTTCACCTGCTGTGAAAGGtaagaaatgctttttaaaaaaaagaaacagacaaaGAAGGGGGATAACTGGAGGTGGGTGCAGTACCTGAAATTActgttaatttgtttgtttttgtttgtgttttttaacaAAAGGACTGATGAAAAATTAGATCTACAATGGACTTTAGAGGGCCATCAACTGGGTGTGGTATCAGTAGATATCAGCCACACAGGGACCATTGCAGCATCCAGTTCCCTAGATGCTCATATTCGTCTTTGGGACTTAGAAACTGGCAAACAGATCAAGTCCATAGATGCTGGTCCTGGTAAGATCTTGGTGCTAATTTGGTTTATTTGTAATCTGTGCAATGTGTGTATTTATACTGTACAGTAGAGAACTAACATACTAGCTGGGAGTGATTAGCTTTTTTTATAGTGTCACAACGGTCTCcttcctttttgaaaatcagggatATGAGATTAACAGGCATTCACTTGCACTCTATACTGGTATAAGCCAGTGTTAAACTGATGTGTCTCTATTTGGGGTTGCACTGATAACAAtctatttaaaaactgattttagttaaaccagtgcaacttctaGGTGTTGACAAGGCCTTCATGTAATCTTGCTGGTTTTACTCATTATCTCATTAAAGTTCTGAATTGCACTAAAGTGACTGTTTTTTGTTGAGGATGCAGTATAGaaggcagaatagaatccagttctcatAGGTGTAGTGATCAGAAAGTCTAGTGGTGGCAAAAAACCCTATTCAAATACATAGTGATGGCTGAGATTTGCATACTAAGAAGGCTCCAGGATTGCTGCAGGTGCACTTTGAAACTCAGTACTGTGCAGAGAGTGCTTGTTTGTTTATGGAATGCATGGCTATGTCTGAAGGTGCAAATCAAAACAAATAAGGCTTAAGTCTAGATAAGCCTTGACAGGCACTGAATTTCAATTTGGAGGGCACAAGATCTTAACCAAAGGATtgaaatacacctctaccccgatataatgtggtaaagcagtgctctggggggcggggctgtgcgCTCCAGCGGATCAGCgcatcagcatgtctggctctgacactgatctGAGCTgcgtgttaagggtgctgggctggggccgaggggttggataaggggcagagagtCTCGGGGGCGCGGTCAGggagtagggggggttggatagttcggaggttctgggggcggggcagtcaggggacggggaacaggggcgTTGGATAGGGCGTGAGAGTCCCGGTGGGAgcctgtcaggggatgggggtgtggataggggtcggggcagacagggagcagggggtggagtctTGGGAGGGGTGGTTGGGGGCGGGGGTCTCTGGAGGAGGTAGTTGGGGGCAAGGAGCCGGGGAGGGTTGGATGGATCGGGGGTTCTGAGTGGTCAGTTAGggtgggaagtgactattaataacggaaatggTCGAgaccaaagcaagtttgatataacgtGGTAAGTTTTTGTCTCCCAAGGACCGCGTTATATCAGGTGAGAGGTGTATTATAACAAGGAATGTTGGTAGATCAACCTTTTAGGTTCGGGGAATGAATGACTAAGCACATGTATAATAATTCTGAGGCACACAGCACCAGGCTAAGTAGATAACTGTAAAAAGTCACCATGTAATTCTACTTCAATGAATAATTATCTGCTCTGCACTCTTTTCCCTTCTATCTGTAAGTGCTTTCTGTCTCTGTTGCTGTAGTGCTGCTTCTGACAAAGGCAACAGTTTTCTTCTCCTATTTGCTTGAAAAGCAttaggatttttcttttcttttttttgaaagGCGGTGATAGCTAATGCCATTTAACGCTATTAATGTGCTGCTGTTCTAGGAGGATGCCCTAGACTAAGATATTCCTGGAAAATGTGATCTGTGATTAAGCTGAAAAACACCTTAAGCGTTTATTCCGTCAGCTTTTGTTAGCTTGGTGtgaattttaacttttttgtggCTGAAGTGCAGGGGAATAAACTATCTGTGAACAGGTATACGTGGAATTAACATTGTTGGCTAAAAACTATAAAGAAGATTAAATTtaccaaatattttttcttttttgtacagTTGATGCCTGGTCGTTGGCTTTTTCACCAGATTCCCAGTATCTTGCAACAGGAAGTCATGTGGGAAAAGTGAACATTTTTGGTGTTGAAACTGGAAAAAAGGAATATTCTCTGGACACTAGAGGGAAATTCATCCTTAGCATTGCATATGTAAGAACTTCTCTTCTGTTAAAATATCATCCTTGTAATCTGCTGTAAATCACTCATTTTCTAATACTGTAGTAACAACCTTAACAGgaacctttatttaaaaagcaacaacacAGACTTCCTTCCTACCTATCCTCCACTTCTAGGCAATAACCTCCTAGAGCAAGCACTTTACTTCTGCTTATAATTGCCATTGGCCTTTCCTGTATGTATAATGGTCCTTTGCTCCAACTTAACTGATGAATTGGACCAGCTTTAAAGGTAATGCAAACTTTCTATAATGCTCTTGCTCTTCCAGCAAGGATATCGGACTATTACAGATACCTCCTAAAGGGGAATTCGGAGATTTAATTGGTAACTTTGttgatggtgaaactgaggcataatAAGTTTAAATGACTTTTCCGAAGTGAGAGACAAAACTATCGAAAAGCACACACTCTTGACTGTAAATTATTACAATAGAAAATCCCCTGTTGTACATCAGAATGAATAGTGCATCTAGTAAAATAAACAGGCAGATGGACATTAAGGACATGCAGTTTGAAAACTATCTGGAAAAATCGCTCTTGCTCATGTGCTGCTTATGAATTTCAGTCTTAGATCTCCCAATACAAAATAAGAGTAGTTATAAAATGTGTAATATATGTATTGTTATAGAGTCCAGATGGAAAATATTTAGCCAGTGGAGCAATAGATGGCATTATCAATATTTTTGATATTGCAACTGGAAAGCTTCTGCATACGCTAGAAGGTAAGTCTTGGAATGTTTGCAGTGTGCAAGTTATAGCTTTAGTCCAGATTAAAATGTTAGTTAAGAAACACTTTAATATTGTATGATGGGTTGAAATGTCATGTTAATTTGTCCATCTTGAATGTTCACTTGCAAGCTTACACTGATGGACAGGTTTCCAAGCCAGTCTACCTATATCTGTGCTCTGATTTAGGCACCATCATTTTTATGGTTATAAATcgggggtgagcaaactttttttgcctgagggccacatcggggttgtgaaacagtatggagggccgggtagggaaggctgtgcctcagcaaacagcctggtccctgcccccatctgccccctcccacttcctgtcccctgactatctgcctcagaacccccgacccatccagtccccccctactccctgtctcctgaccacttccaccctgaacctctgccccatccagccgctccctgttccctgactgccccgccgggacctcctgccccttatccaacctctcctccccctgtccccttaccatgccgctcagagtggcaggacaggcttattggaaagcctgggaggtgggtgggagcaAGCCCAGCTGCCCGCATGGATGCGGGGGAGGGcagacagtgggggagggaccGGAGGCTGGCCTCTCTGGCCAGGAGCTTGGGGGCCGgtcaggatggtcccacgggccatagtttgcccagctctgttcTAAATGCTGAGTGTGTGTGGGATCCAATTGTAAATCTTCAATATGCACCAATGGATGTGTTTTAGAAAGCATAGCCGGTTATGCTTAACTGGATTCTTCCTAACAAATCAGTTTAATTTTCCCCAGTGCTAGCAAATGAAGCTGGTCTCTCAATGCTGCCTTactccttctcttctcctctctcctccccccccattgaTATTAAAAAGTTAGTTCTCATGGCTAGAAGAGTTCTGGAATGTTGAAACTCTCTAGCAGGGCTGAAGAGATTCTCTTAAGTAGTTTATGCAACTCCCTTTTTAATGTAGTCTTAGAAAATATGTAAAAAACTGAAGATAAATGACACAGGGCACAATATGACTTCTGATACCATGGTGCTGAATTTTTTTCTGTAGTTCTTCTAAAAAAGAACCATAGGTGTAAAAACATGGTAATCTTGTGTGGAAATGAATATGCTCTGCCATGATGGAGACTAGTGCTCAGGAACCCCCCAGATTCCTGATGCACTTATACTGACTGTATTGAGAAGAGTTTTGGGGGAAATGGCGGAAGTAGCCTAAGAATGAGAAGCTTTAACAATTGTTCAAATTTGTAAATTGAAGAGTATCtccttgcttgctttttttgtttgtttgttttgaggaaAGATATTATCCTGACTTAAACCCTCTTTTTAATAATTCTTCCTACCAATGATAGAGTATTTACAGATCAACCATGCCTATTTTGAATTTTAGGCCATGCGATGCCAATTCGCTCATTGACGTTTTCTCCGGATTCCCAGCTGCTTGTTACAGCTTCAGATGATGGATATATCAAAATCTATGATGTGTAAGTTGTTTCAGATATGATATAAAACTAATATTCTAAGAGGCTGTAATGTCTAAGGACGAACTACTCTTGGGGGAAATTCTGCGCTACAGTGCATGAGTATATTTAATGAGCCCTACAGATTTctaattttttgcacagaaaaaagctgctgccaaaatgttgctgcagtgccaccttttgcccaccagatgGCGATGTGGCAATAAACAAAGTTACGGCTCCCCACAGTGATGGGGAGCGCTGCCTTCACAGCGCTTGTCAggccaggggctgtggggtgcaggaggaggggggctgtCAGATGGGGGCTCATAAGAGCTAgtggggggaggacagactgggatgggctgaatgggagaggaggcccatggggagggaggtgcagagacatggggacagggggagggagggcagaactacatagggacaggggagtggctAGGTAAGGGCACAGAGATACATGGGGATGGGCAGATGCGCCTGACTAAATGCGAGAGGCTACGGGTCATCCAGGGTCtacatgggggaagctccctaacaatccctccctgccctgtgccccaaaaaccaaaacaaaactaaaacacttttcccacccatacccaacaagccttccaagttcacacccaggctccttcccagcaatttacttccctctccctcagctcctctgttaccccctGACTCCTACAAGCCTTTGCTCTGCTTCTGAGGTGTATGGGAAATACGGTTTTGTAttatagtttaaatgaattattacgcaaagttctgtattaatacgcttagtaaggaatctatttgttaaACAGGtcctgaatcttttttgctgTCTGTagtgttacagacatacttgctgacatttattttgaaataaatgaccaaaaaataattgaaactggtgtgattatattgtgttgttttgacaaataaaatatgcagaattttgcagaatgttaaaatattgtgcacagaatttttatttttttgtcacaGAATTCCACCAGGGGTAACAAACCAAGCATTCTGCTGTATAGAATTATCTTAAAAGTGTGGTTgaataactattttttaaaaatctgacactTTAAACTGTAAAACACTAAATCCTGTGAACTTGGACTCTTTTAAAAAGGTGCAAGGATAGATGGCGGATCTGGCTCAGAAAATTGATGCCCACTCGCTGTATTTAGCAGTTCAGTATACCTACTAGCCTCATTCTTCTCCTGCATACATTTTTTCTGGTCCACCTTTAGAATTTCTGCTTCATGCCTAAGATATGCTGCCTCATTCATTGTCTTTGTCTTCACACTCCACTGAAGCCCTTGGCTTTCTCCCTATTGCTGCCCTCTTTTTCTGTAGCCTATCACTCTCCTGACTCTCTGTGGCAATCAGTTCTTCCGCCTGCTATCTGGGCTTTCTTTGATTTCCACCAGTCTGGCTTTTCTCCTTTCCGCTCTGCTGAAACTTCTCTCAAAATCACTACCTACCTTTTCCTAGCTAAGTCAAAGGTATTTTATGCTCAAATCCTAGGCCTTGTTAGTTCAGGCACCTGGACTCTCTCTCCAGTGCGGGAGAGGCTGTGTCTCAGATAACCGTGACCTAGGCCCCCAAGAACTTACCTGGAATTAGCACATGaaatattaatgcattttttttattatatggtGTCTAACTAAACTTTTTGTCTCCCGTAGACAACATGCAAACTTGGCAGGCACACTAAGTGGTCATGGATCCTGGGtattaaatgtggcattttgtccAGATGATACTCATTTTGTTTCCAGGTATTTAGCATTTTTAATGAGTGAAAGATGTTATAAATTACTATGGGCCAGACTGATATCCTTACTTAcgaagtataggtttcagagtagcagccgtgttaatctgtatccacaaaaagaaaaggaggacttgtggcatcttagagactaacaaatttatttgagcataagcttttgtgagctacagctcacagcatCAGAATAGTGCCTTATACAAacaatcccattgacatcaatggggcttTTTGTGCAGTTGAGGTACTTCTGCCTGTAAATAAGGGTTTCACAACCTGGCCCTAAATTTTTGTAAAGTAGCAAGTAAGTGAATATACCTAACTGAAGGCAAAGATACTGATTCTCAAAATGCATGTTAATTTATTGTAACGATTGTAGTTTAGCTTCTCATTATTTAATGTACTATAGTATATTGTAAAAATAATATCTTGGTAATATTAACCCTTGGAACAGTACAGACTAGTAAGAGTCTACTCAATTGTGCTTTCTTTAGCTAACTAATGTGCTTCAGAGAATTGGTGATTGCGTTTGgaattctcatttatttttcatgCTGTTCATATTAAAATAATTGCAAATTGAAGCCAGTGTTTCTAAAACCGGCTAGTAGATCTTCATTTGTTCTGTTGCCTTCCCCCtaattttgaggtttttttttaatactgtagtATCAGATCTTTGGTCTCTTAATTATAGTATAATCAAATTGCTACTAATTCAGATATTGAtctaaaatattttccagttcATCTGACAAAAGTGTAAAAGTTTGGGATGCTGGAACAAGGACCTGTGTTCATACCTTCTTTGATCATCAGGATCAGGTATATTAAGAACGTAGGACATGTATAATTCTCTTATCCAGTCTTCTTATCTAGATAGATTTTACTAGTATGAAAActtcacttagggcttgtccatACAAatgcttagtttgcagcaagctggaaTGTGAACCTGCTGCATGCtaagtgtctgtgtggaccctgctgctgcacaccAGAAGTTCTCCAGTGTGCTTTAAACTACTCCAGTTTTGAAACGGGTTAGGATGGGGTTGatttacaccctggcttgctgcaaactaagtgtTTTGTATATGCAGGTCCTTACATATTTTAATTGAAATCtaggctctattgaagtcaaaagcccattgaaatcagtgaggccaggatttcactacTAGTTCTTGGGATAGtgcattaacattttaaagatttgATGGTATTTGACAGTTGCTATCCTAGAATCTATTTCtcttcccccaagctcccaggCTGACCTTTTCTAAGTACTGTAATATTTTTTACATCCCCATTCAAGAGGCACCCTCTAGGGTGGTGAAATGGAATCTCATCAGTCTGTATCAAATCGGTACATCTTTGCTACACTTCTATTTTGGTTCATAGCAAACAGGATGAGTGTGCTCTGtatgtaaagaaaaaatatagacTGTTAAAGGCAGTGGGTTGGTGCCTTTTCCCCTAATTATGTAGGAAGAAATCCTGAAAGCTTATTTCttgaggtttttttcctcaaaaatcagGATTATCAACTCATTTGCTGAGAGGCCTTCTTGGAATAGGAGCTCTCACTGGAGCTGTGGTAGCTGTCTTTGAGGCAGAGTGGGGTCCAAAACTAACCTCTTTTCTCCCAGACATTTTGGGCATTTGAAtgtgttaacaaaaacaaaccaaagagaggggtgtatttaatttaaaaacaaaataattaaaaacaaaccaaccctatCTTCCTTATTAGTCAGTTTTCACTTTCTTGGTAATTTGTGCTGTCATCTCTACTAATTTCCCCCAGTCTTTGAGGATAAACAGGGTAGATAAGACCGGgatatctaatttttaaaaaagtaaaataaattttttttttgataactGTCTGTATTGATGTCTTGCTCTCAGGAGACTAACACACAGTAGTGCCCTTCCAGGTGTGTGAGAGGAGTGTTAATGCAAAGTGGTGGTGCAACTAACACAGACTTCCCAAAATAGACTGAAGACAGAGCCCTTTTGGCAATAGCAGGCTAATGtgctaattttaaatttttatcttAGACCTTGTAACATGATAGGAATAGTTTAAGGACTGACCAAACCTCTATAGGGTTTGTATTAGTACTTAAGTCATTAGATGGCTGTCTGGGTTTACCTTCTGCTGATGGTGACCATCCTTCAGCCTGGTGCACTCCTCCATTTCCTTTCAGCCTTGCATTTCTCTTGCTttgtttccttccctttccctttctgcAATTACTATAAACTAGTTTGGCTTGGAATGGAGTAGGTTACTGCAGCTACTGAGAGAACTGAACTTGTTGAAATCGATTCACATTAGAATGACCATTTTGTACATACAACCTTTCATTCCTCATTCATCCAGGTTGTTGGGGAACAAACTGCATATTCAGCTAGATGGGTGCAGTAGGAAGATTATTGGGTTTTTATAGTATTTGAACAATATCAGGGTTCAGAAGATGGAAAATGAGGCTAGTGCCTTTTTCAGACCGATGGCAGTCTCCTACAGTGCCTTGGTTATCTCAACAGCTTTACCCTAGTAGTGGAACTGATGTATTTAAATACTGTCCCCATCACTTGGTGACTACTGAAAATGTGAAACAATGGCATCTTGTTACCCACTTTAATGAGCTATTGTTTGCGCCCTTCTATTTGCAGGTCTGGGGCGTGAAATACAATGGAAATGGTTCCAAAATTGTATCTGTTGGAGACGACCAGGAAATCCATATCTATGACTGTCCAATTTAAATATGCTGAGTCAGGTGTATTGGTTAATTATCTATGTACAGGTTTTCAGAAGTACTGCACTTCTCATATGTTGCCACTTAAAGATGCTTCTGATTATTTTGTTAATGTGATGATGTATTTTACCAATGCTGAGCTGAATCTTGGATTCTATTGATACAATAGAAAAATCACATATAAACCTTTATGTATATTTTATCTTTATCACTTTACATTTGGCATGAAAGAACTCACTATTTTAGTTGCATATAACTGCTGCTTTCTCTTAAGCAGTCTCGGGTACATATTTCCAAATACATACTGTTCCAATGTGAAGTAACTGCTTACTTAAGCTACCTCCATATTTTTCTCTCCGGAACTATATAAATAGATTTGAATCTGAAATTGTTGACTGGCTCTGGCTAAGGCTTAATTTAAGAAACATTACTGGCTCTTACACCATGTCTATGTGTCAGACATGGCAACCAGCATGCTGGTTGCTAAACAGTTGTCCTGGTGATGTGGGACAGGGTCATTTAAGTTGAACATATTCTAGCACCTGTGCTCAAGGCACATGGTTCACTAGTCATAGTGTAtcaactttaaattaaaaaaaaaaccaccccaaacttAAGTTTTATATTCTCTTTTTTACTGGAAGTGTATTAGCTGTAAAAAATTATAACCCATTTCCTAGCCCTGTGTCCTGACTGTGAACTgattctttggggggggggggggggggaaatgcaatGTGATACATGGAAAAACATTTCCTCAGTGTTCCAGTtaaaattcaacttttttttttttttaaacctataaaagaggggaagttaGAGGGAAAGTTTCCTTTCATGTCAGTGCTTGGATGACCTGTTTCTGGGAGCTCTTTTAATAACAGTCTCATTGTAGGGCATATGGTAGGTAAGCTATTGATGCAGGATCTCTGGATTGTTTCAGCTTCAAATTTCCCACCTGCAATAGGTTTtactacagtttttttttttcaattctacCTCAATGCAGAAAAATTATATTTCTTGCATTCTAAGGTTGATGGTACTATTTGCTACTTCTATAAAATGCAGGCTTAATTTCACATTTTCCCCTATCATATGTCCTCCAGATAAGAAGTATGTATGGTCATATCGTGTGTTAACTACCAGTTTGAGGAAATAAACATTTAAAGGTGAGATACTCTAAAAGTTCCCAGCACTATGTAAGACAATTTCTAAGGGTCCCTGTTTCCTGTTAAGTTTTTATCATTGACACTAATGCTGTGAGTGGCAAAATCTTAATAAAATAACTTCCATAATTTGTGTTCTACAAATGTTactcttcctccccactccatgTAAAAACCCTGTTCCTAACTCTAGTGCAGGATTAGGTATAGGTTTTTAAGTGTAACATCTATACTGCATAGTCTAATAAGTAGCAGCCAGTGCCTGTAACTTGAACTGCAAGCAGGCTATCCCCAAATGTGTAAGACCACTACCTAATTATAAA
Above is a window of Dermochelys coriacea isolate rDerCor1 chromosome 10, rDerCor1.pri.v4, whole genome shotgun sequence DNA encoding:
- the WDR61 gene encoding WD repeat-containing protein 61 codes for the protein MTTQYSILFKQEQAHDDAIWSVAWGKNKRDGSETVISGSLDDLVKVWKWTDEKLDLQWTLEGHQLGVVSVDISHTGTIAASSSLDAHIRLWDLETGKQIKSIDAGPVDAWSLAFSPDSQYLATGSHVGKVNIFGVETGKKEYSLDTRGKFILSIAYSPDGKYLASGAIDGIINIFDIATGKLLHTLEGHAMPIRSLTFSPDSQLLVTASDDGYIKIYDVQHANLAGTLSGHGSWVLNVAFCPDDTHFVSSSSDKSVKVWDAGTRTCVHTFFDHQDQVWGVKYNGNGSKIVSVGDDQEIHIYDCPI